In one Neobacillus sp. WH10 genomic region, the following are encoded:
- a CDS encoding PadR family transcriptional regulator, with product MSTLLNSLRTELRRGTLTLAVLSQLRSPQYGYSLVLSLEKNGITIDQSTLYPLLRRLEKQDLVTSSWDTTESRPRKYYVLSKYGMDVFLQLKKEWEQLSQELYELFKGDDQNEFN from the coding sequence TTGAGTACATTGCTGAATTCTTTACGGACTGAGTTACGAAGAGGGACATTGACTTTGGCAGTATTAAGTCAATTACGTTCCCCACAATATGGGTATTCTCTTGTCTTATCATTGGAAAAAAACGGAATAACTATTGATCAAAGCACTTTGTATCCACTGCTTCGCCGTTTGGAGAAACAAGATCTGGTGACGAGCAGCTGGGATACGACCGAAAGTAGACCGCGGAAGTATTATGTCTTAAGTAAATACGGCATGGATGTGTTTCTGCAGTTGAAAAAAGAATGGGAACAGTTATCTCAGGAACTTTATGAATTATTTAAAGGAGATGATCAAAATGAATTTAATTGA
- a CDS encoding thiamine pyrophosphate-dependent enzyme, with product MSIKLDQEKVSMLPGSVEQSIVFESGNEMAAYAAHQINYHVMGYFPISPSTEVAQFLDGMKAKGEHDIVLIPADGEHGSAGICYGASTGGGRVFNATSANGFLYMLEQLPVQSGTRFPMVLNLVNRSVSGPLNIHGDHSDLYFALNTGWPILMARDPQIVYDMNIIAIKLAEDPEVRLPVMVSYDGYFTSHQKRRVHVIKNKEDVHKFIGDPPTNFPHALDRENPVTIGPYMNEPDYINNCYQQSEAIYNAENVFERISKEYAELTGREYPILDLYRMEDADVAVFMLNSAADVCKDVADRLRLQGIKAGVISPNMIRPFPQKQIAEVLKDVKAITVGDRADSYGAHGGNMALEIKAALQTIGNVNTKVINRIYGLGGKDFYADDAEHFFQLAQQAAENGVAEKPFDYFGHNPGNSEFAPKRILNPMKKEDLNTGLITVTPDENTGELKVKIPPLRSLTKKPKRLASGHGACPGCGIFSGLELFFKGIEGDIVALFHTGCAMVVTTGFPYSAHKATYIHNLFQNGSATLSGLVEMFHERKRRGELADLGLSDDFTFVMVTGDGGMDIGMGPAIGTALRNHKMIILEYDNEGYMNTGSQLSYSTPMGHMTSTSNVGGFQNGKPFHHKDTAQIMAATHIPYVFTGTEAFDRDLLKKAAKAQWYAKNEGLVYGKILITCPLNWKSKDELGQTIVEAAVNSCFFPLYEVDRGITTITYDPEAKNNRLAVTEWLKLMGKTKHLLKEDSKDMLQMFEDEVERRWNRLKAKHDSPYL from the coding sequence ATGTCCATTAAATTAGATCAAGAAAAGGTATCCATGCTTCCGGGATCAGTTGAACAAAGTATTGTTTTTGAATCAGGCAATGAAATGGCTGCCTATGCAGCGCACCAAATAAATTATCATGTTATGGGGTATTTTCCGATTTCTCCTTCCACAGAAGTTGCCCAGTTCCTAGATGGTATGAAAGCCAAGGGAGAGCACGATATTGTGTTGATTCCTGCTGATGGAGAACACGGATCAGCCGGCATATGCTATGGGGCTTCGACTGGCGGAGGACGGGTGTTTAACGCAACCAGTGCCAATGGGTTTCTCTATATGCTAGAACAACTGCCTGTTCAATCAGGAACTCGATTTCCAATGGTTTTGAATTTGGTCAATCGGTCAGTATCCGGTCCATTAAATATTCATGGAGATCATTCAGATTTATATTTTGCTTTAAATACCGGATGGCCAATTTTGATGGCCCGTGATCCGCAAATCGTCTATGATATGAACATTATCGCAATTAAGCTAGCGGAAGATCCAGAAGTACGTTTACCGGTCATGGTATCGTATGACGGTTATTTCACTTCCCATCAAAAAAGACGGGTCCATGTTATAAAAAACAAAGAAGATGTCCATAAGTTTATCGGTGATCCACCAACAAACTTCCCTCACGCACTAGATCGTGAGAATCCGGTGACAATCGGTCCATATATGAATGAACCTGACTATATTAATAACTGCTATCAACAATCAGAAGCCATCTATAATGCGGAGAATGTCTTCGAGAGAATCTCGAAAGAATATGCAGAATTAACAGGCCGCGAATATCCAATCCTTGATTTATATCGTATGGAAGATGCAGATGTTGCTGTCTTTATGTTGAACTCAGCCGCCGATGTTTGTAAAGACGTAGCCGATCGGCTACGCTTACAAGGGATAAAAGCCGGGGTCATTTCTCCAAATATGATTCGCCCCTTTCCGCAAAAACAAATCGCTGAAGTATTAAAAGACGTGAAAGCGATTACAGTCGGGGACCGTGCCGACTCTTACGGAGCCCATGGCGGAAACATGGCCTTAGAAATTAAAGCGGCACTACAAACAATAGGAAATGTTAATACAAAGGTAATTAACCGCATCTACGGATTAGGCGGCAAAGATTTTTATGCAGACGACGCAGAACACTTTTTCCAATTAGCACAACAAGCAGCCGAAAATGGGGTTGCGGAAAAGCCGTTCGACTACTTCGGGCATAATCCCGGCAATTCGGAATTCGCACCAAAGCGCATCTTAAATCCGATGAAAAAAGAAGATTTGAATACTGGTTTAATCACCGTCACACCTGATGAAAATACCGGTGAACTTAAGGTAAAAATCCCTCCGCTAAGAAGTTTAACGAAAAAACCAAAACGGTTAGCTTCTGGTCACGGTGCATGCCCAGGATGCGGAATTTTCTCTGGTCTAGAGTTGTTTTTTAAAGGAATTGAAGGGGATATTGTAGCATTATTCCATACCGGTTGTGCCATGGTTGTGACAACTGGTTTTCCATACAGTGCCCATAAAGCGACATATATCCATAATCTATTCCAAAATGGCTCGGCAACGTTATCGGGTCTTGTGGAAATGTTTCATGAAAGAAAACGGCGCGGTGAATTAGCTGACTTAGGTCTGAGCGATGATTTTACTTTTGTTATGGTTACAGGTGACGGTGGAATGGATATTGGGATGGGTCCTGCCATTGGAACTGCATTACGCAATCATAAAATGATTATTCTCGAATATGATAACGAAGGATACATGAATACAGGCAGCCAGCTCTCCTATTCAACACCAATGGGACATATGACAAGCACCTCAAATGTAGGCGGCTTCCAAAACGGAAAACCCTTCCACCACAAGGATACCGCGCAAATTATGGCTGCTACCCATATCCCCTATGTGTTTACTGGAACTGAAGCATTTGACCGGGACCTATTAAAGAAAGCCGCAAAGGCCCAGTGGTATGCAAAGAATGAAGGGTTAGTATACGGTAAAATCTTGATTACCTGTCCATTGAACTGGAAATCAAAGGATGAATTAGGCCAGACAATTGTAGAGGCTGCTGTAAACTCCTGCTTCTTCCCTCTCTATGAGGTGGACCGTGGAATCACTACCATCACATATGATCCAGAAGCAAAAAATAATCGCTTAGCCGTAACAGAATGGTTGAAGCTAATGGGGAAAACGAAACATTTGCTAAAAGAAGACAGCAAAGACATGCTGCAAATGTTTGAGGATGAGGTAGAACGCCGTTGGAATCGACTCAAAGCGAAACACGATAGCCCTTATCTATAA
- a CDS encoding transposase — MGKHHTQEYKEYVSKLIVEEGRKASDVAYELEISAKTISRWVAAYRMKINAEKTGENYITPSELEKLKKQHEKELQQLREENEILKKAMHIFTKNQE; from the coding sequence ATGGGTAAACATCACACTCAAGAGTATAAAGAATATGTTTCAAAATTAATTGTGGAGGAAGGCAGAAAAGCTTCAGATGTAGCTTATGAACTTGAGATTTCAGCTAAAACGATAAGTAGATGGGTGGCAGCTTACAGAATGAAAATAAACGCTGAGAAGACTGGTGAGAATTATATTACACCTTCAGAGCTTGAAAAATTAAAAAAACAACATGAGAAGGAACTACAACAGTTAAGAGAGGAAAATGAAATCCTAAAAAAGGCCATGCACATCTTCACGAAAAACCAAGAGTAA
- a CDS encoding 2-oxoacid:acceptor oxidoreductase family protein: MSKLPKINDLGFFEIRLESIGGLGANLAGKMLSEDGVVGNGLNGVGFSSYGSEKKGSPVKAHIRFCDPETNIRDTTPIERPHVVGIFHDSLFKTIDCTSGIYPGSTILVNSQKSPDELKNVMKIPGGTIAIIDATGIALEEQTKVNTAMLGALYRILDFLDPESMKQTICRTFEKKYPHLVEPNIRTFERGYNEVEFKTYSLDDEFEPKPFTRTEPLLGYQTQAIGGTITNPGNSILKDLSISRAGMLPHFHEEKCINCAACDTACPDFCFVWEEKADKRGRPQMFLQGIDYQYCKGCLKCVHACPVEALTREREYNDGYADMHRVPHLFDLAIQN; this comes from the coding sequence TTGTCAAAACTGCCAAAAATCAATGACTTAGGTTTTTTTGAAATCCGCCTTGAATCGATTGGCGGATTGGGAGCTAATTTAGCTGGAAAAATGCTTTCCGAAGATGGAGTTGTTGGAAATGGATTAAACGGTGTCGGTTTTTCATCCTACGGATCAGAGAAAAAAGGCTCCCCTGTTAAAGCACACATTCGGTTTTGCGACCCGGAAACAAACATCAGAGACACCACACCAATTGAACGCCCTCATGTTGTCGGCATTTTCCATGATTCCCTTTTTAAAACCATTGATTGTACAAGCGGGATTTATCCCGGCAGCACCATCCTAGTAAATTCACAAAAATCTCCTGACGAACTGAAGAATGTCATGAAAATTCCTGGGGGCACGATTGCCATCATTGATGCTACCGGGATTGCTTTAGAAGAACAAACAAAAGTCAATACCGCAATGTTGGGAGCGCTTTATCGAATCTTGGACTTTTTAGACCCTGAGTCGATGAAACAAACGATTTGTCGTACGTTTGAGAAAAAGTATCCGCACCTTGTGGAGCCCAATATCCGTACGTTTGAGCGGGGGTACAATGAAGTCGAATTCAAAACATATTCGCTAGATGATGAGTTCGAACCTAAACCATTTACTAGAACAGAACCGCTCCTCGGCTATCAAACCCAGGCCATTGGCGGTACGATTACAAATCCAGGAAATAGCATTTTAAAGGATCTAAGCATTTCTCGTGCCGGAATGCTGCCTCATTTTCACGAAGAAAAGTGTATTAACTGTGCAGCCTGTGATACCGCATGCCCGGACTTTTGCTTTGTTTGGGAAGAAAAAGCAGACAAACGTGGCCGGCCGCAAATGTTCCTTCAAGGTATTGATTACCAATATTGCAAAGGCTGTTTAAAATGTGTCCATGCTTGCCCTGTTGAAGCATTAACTAGAGAAAGAGAATATAATGACGGCTACGCTGACATGCATCGTGTGCCACATCTATTTGATTTGGCCATCCAAAATTAA
- a CDS encoding polysaccharide deacetylase family protein, which yields MKKIILFPILLIISFYSIQNHATAVTKSREAYEKTGNVIWEIKTKEKLVAITFDDGPHPVFTPQILEILAKYNAKATFFVAGNKAERFPEVLRRVVKEGHEVGNHTYSHLITSKITAVKLKEELNRTDNIIQMITGTKPTLYRPVAGIYNDVIINTAIKNGKFVILWSWDQDPRDWRNPPANQITRYVTKGINPGDIIVLHDWHGSEFSQACQTVMALDDILSYLSSKGYKPVTVSEMLYRSKTNYPEPFYPFR from the coding sequence TTGAAAAAAATAATATTGTTTCCTATTCTTTTAATCATCTCTTTTTATTCCATTCAAAATCATGCTACCGCTGTTACGAAAAGTCGTGAAGCTTACGAAAAAACAGGGAATGTAATTTGGGAAATAAAAACTAAGGAGAAATTGGTTGCCATTACATTTGATGATGGTCCCCATCCTGTTTTTACTCCGCAAATACTTGAGATTTTAGCTAAATATAACGCAAAAGCAACCTTTTTTGTTGCAGGGAATAAAGCTGAAAGATTTCCTGAAGTTTTAAGAAGAGTAGTAAAAGAAGGTCACGAAGTTGGCAATCATACATATAGTCATTTAATAACTAGCAAAATCACTGCAGTAAAATTAAAAGAAGAATTAAATCGAACAGATAATATCATCCAGATGATTACTGGCACTAAACCTACTCTTTATCGGCCAGTAGCAGGTATTTACAATGATGTAATTATTAATACAGCCATTAAAAACGGAAAATTTGTCATCCTTTGGTCATGGGATCAGGATCCTCGAGATTGGAGGAATCCACCTGCAAACCAAATTACTCGATATGTTACAAAAGGAATAAATCCAGGTGATATCATTGTCCTACATGATTGGCATGGTAGCGAATTTTCACAGGCATGTCAAACGGTAATGGCATTAGATGATATTTTGAGCTATTTATCCAGTAAAGGATATAAACCAGTTACCGTTTCTGAAATGCTTTATAGGTCAAAAACTAACTATCCTGAACCTTTTTACCCTTTCCGTTGA
- the ilvA gene encoding threonine ammonia-lyase: protein MVSLDDLILAREKMKGIVHSTPLDYSKTFSSLSSNNEVYLKLENLQKTGSFKVRGSYNKLMSLTKEELQKGVVAASAGNHAQGVAFSSQMLGIPCTIVMPKGAPLSKVSATKQYGAKVQLQGNVFDDALAYALELKESMGATFVHAFDDEAVIAGQGTVGLEILEQLPDVEAIFCPIGGGGLIAGLALAVKEKNPKIRVYGVQALACPSMKQSLIEQKPVMVESSPTMADGIAVKKPGEQTFELVQKYVDDIFCVDEMEIARTMLMLLERNKLIVEGSGAVALSSLLYKKGNVKEKKVVAILSGGNVDVNFISRIIERGMVESGRYANFSLILKDKPGQLQKVLSFITELDANIQSVILEHVGENIYPGYAQLELSLETKNHDHIETLKKVLKSNGYGVKDNHNFS from the coding sequence TTGGTTAGCCTAGACGATTTGATCCTAGCACGTGAAAAAATGAAGGGAATTGTTCATTCCACTCCGCTCGATTATTCAAAGACTTTTAGCAGTCTATCATCTAATAACGAAGTATATTTAAAGCTTGAAAATTTACAGAAAACCGGCTCGTTTAAAGTAAGGGGTTCCTATAATAAGCTGATGTCATTGACGAAAGAAGAACTACAAAAAGGTGTTGTTGCTGCTTCTGCTGGGAACCATGCACAGGGTGTTGCTTTTTCTAGCCAAATGCTAGGGATTCCTTGTACGATTGTCATGCCGAAGGGTGCTCCACTAAGTAAAGTGTCAGCAACGAAACAATATGGGGCAAAAGTGCAATTGCAAGGGAATGTGTTTGATGATGCCCTTGCTTACGCATTGGAACTAAAAGAAAGTATGGGAGCAACCTTTGTTCATGCTTTTGATGATGAAGCAGTTATTGCAGGACAAGGTACAGTGGGCTTAGAAATATTGGAGCAGCTTCCTGATGTAGAAGCGATTTTTTGTCCAATAGGGGGAGGAGGACTTATTGCGGGTCTTGCCTTGGCAGTCAAAGAGAAAAACCCAAAAATTCGTGTTTACGGTGTCCAAGCCCTTGCTTGTCCGAGTATGAAACAATCATTAATAGAACAAAAGCCTGTCATGGTAGAATCTAGCCCTACAATGGCAGATGGGATTGCAGTCAAGAAACCAGGTGAGCAGACATTTGAACTTGTTCAAAAATATGTAGATGATATTTTTTGTGTAGATGAAATGGAAATTGCCAGAACCATGCTCATGCTGTTAGAACGGAATAAACTGATAGTTGAAGGTTCCGGTGCTGTTGCATTGTCATCATTATTGTATAAAAAAGGAAATGTTAAAGAGAAGAAAGTGGTTGCTATATTAAGTGGTGGGAATGTTGATGTGAATTTTATTTCAAGGATTATTGAACGTGGCATGGTTGAGTCAGGAAGATATGCAAATTTTTCACTGATCTTAAAAGATAAGCCGGGTCAACTTCAAAAAGTATTGAGTTTTATTACTGAATTAGATGCGAATATACAATCTGTGATTCTCGAACATGTTGGCGAAAATATTTACCCAGGATATGCACAATTGGAGCTATCATTAGAGACGAAAAATCATGATCATATTGAGACACTAAAGAAAGTATTGAAAAGCAATGGTTATGGTGTGAAAGACAATCATAATTTTTCCTAA
- a CDS encoding TIGR01777 family oxidoreductase — MRIVIAGGSGFIGKKLTEFLLSEGHIITVLTRKDKKSSGNVSYVKWLEEGTSPENEIKNADIFINLAGVSLNDGRWNASHQKQIYDSRMKATDELLRIIAILPEKPSVLINASAIGIYPPSVNAVYTEDSLETANDFLGKTVHDWENKAKQVEAHSIRAVFMRCGVVLGNEGGALPLMALPYKWFAGGTVGSGEQWVSWVHVTDVVRAIAFAIENEKLSGPVNVTSPSSINMKDFGKTIGSVLHRPHWLPVPSFAMKMVLGQKSTLVLEGQHVVPKVLMEEGFEFMFPSLQSALEDLLTK; from the coding sequence ATGAGGATCGTTATTGCTGGTGGTTCCGGATTTATCGGGAAGAAATTAACTGAGTTCCTGCTCAGTGAAGGGCATATTATAACTGTTTTAACAAGAAAAGATAAAAAATCTTCGGGGAATGTGTCCTATGTGAAGTGGCTTGAAGAAGGAACTTCTCCTGAAAATGAAATTAAAAATGCTGATATATTTATTAACTTAGCAGGTGTCTCCCTAAACGATGGAAGATGGAATGCGAGCCATCAGAAACAAATCTATGACAGTCGGATGAAAGCAACAGATGAGTTATTAAGAATTATCGCCATATTGCCTGAAAAGCCTTCTGTACTTATTAATGCAAGCGCCATTGGCATTTACCCGCCATCAGTAAATGCGGTGTATACGGAAGATTCATTAGAAACGGCAAATGATTTTCTAGGTAAAACCGTACATGACTGGGAGAACAAAGCGAAACAAGTAGAAGCGCATTCCATTCGAGCCGTCTTTATGAGATGCGGCGTTGTGCTTGGCAATGAAGGCGGGGCACTTCCTCTCATGGCACTACCATATAAATGGTTCGCAGGTGGTACAGTTGGTTCAGGCGAACAGTGGGTGTCATGGGTGCATGTGACGGATGTTGTACGAGCCATTGCATTTGCTATTGAAAATGAAAAATTGAGTGGTCCTGTCAATGTCACTTCGCCATCTTCCATTAATATGAAGGATTTTGGTAAAACAATTGGTTCAGTATTACATCGTCCACATTGGTTGCCCGTTCCTTCATTTGCCATGAAAATGGTACTTGGACAAAAAAGTACACTTGTTCTTGAAGGTCAACACGTCGTACCAAAAGTGTTAATGGAAGAAGGCTTTGAATTCATGTTCCCTTCACTCCAATCTGCTTTGGAGGATTTGCTTACTAAGTAG
- a CDS encoding TetR/AcrR family transcriptional regulator produces the protein MVPSNEHKLDQVHLQRIEQIKKAALKVFARRGIVGTKMSMIAVEAGISQGLSYRYFKSKEELFITLIQESMEEANSAFEHVHQLPGTPKEQIRTFTQSILDESNKYSFMLIHHASVSDEVPDKAKQIIEHFSAKDSIGQLIPLFIKGQQLGEFCEGDPYKLLFCYFSVVTGLMLQENQIDENNWCADVDILMKILTK, from the coding sequence ATGGTACCATCAAATGAACATAAGCTGGACCAAGTACACTTGCAGCGGATTGAACAGATTAAAAAAGCTGCCTTAAAAGTCTTTGCTCGTCGAGGAATTGTCGGAACGAAAATGAGTATGATTGCTGTTGAGGCCGGAATCAGTCAGGGCTTATCCTATCGATATTTTAAATCAAAAGAAGAGCTTTTTATTACGCTTATTCAAGAGTCAATGGAAGAGGCAAATAGTGCATTTGAACATGTCCACCAACTGCCGGGAACGCCTAAAGAACAAATCAGAACGTTCACCCAAAGTATCCTTGATGAAAGTAATAAATATTCCTTTATGCTAATACACCATGCAAGCGTTTCGGATGAGGTTCCAGATAAGGCAAAGCAAATAATCGAACACTTTTCAGCTAAAGACTCCATTGGACAACTCATCCCACTCTTCATTAAAGGGCAGCAATTAGGCGAATTTTGTGAAGGTGACCCTTATAAACTATTATTTTGCTATTTTTCCGTGGTTACCGGCCTTATGCTACAGGAAAATCAAATTGATGAAAATAATTGGTGTGCAGATGTTGATATCTTAATGAAAATTTTAACGAAATGA
- a CDS encoding NAD(P)H-hydrate dehydratase, which produces MLIAGQKEMQQMDQYTMEKLGLPGVVLMENAGAKVVEEILADSPCDNPRVIVLAGGGNNGGDGFVIARRLWDLGMEPLLCLLVNPDRIKGDAKVHLNVYTKRGLPIFYLQENTLEELRNELNQADIIIDAILGTGVNRPVQEPLSQVISMVNEYERKKLLISVDIPSGVSSDNGKVNGIAVKATKTITFVFPKKGFFLHDGPKYIGEWKAVDISVPPTIAIELELGLAMPKLITESLVKGSVPLRPKHGHKGTFGHALVVGGSRSFVGAPIFTARAALHSGAGLVTLAIPESIYPMAAAQNPESLFLPLSEEDGHFSEKAIDEMAPLLHQFDCVAIGPGMSRFPRGEEWVKSFVTSLIHQPIVVDADALYLLRNDLDLVRQYKGNVLFTPHPGEMARLMNLTVKEVEEDRIKIAKTFAKDHNVYLLLKGHRTIIATPDGDVYINPYGHDALGKGGSGDVLTGMIASFLAQGASPVHSLIAASYIHARAGEEKAKTLSSYGVMPLDIIDGIRDQLNNGSYRL; this is translated from the coding sequence ATGTTAATTGCAGGCCAAAAGGAAATGCAGCAAATGGATCAATATACTATGGAAAAGCTGGGCTTGCCTGGGGTGGTGTTAATGGAAAATGCAGGAGCAAAGGTAGTAGAGGAAATCCTAGCAGATTCACCATGTGATAATCCGCGAGTGATTGTACTTGCTGGGGGTGGAAACAATGGCGGTGATGGATTTGTCATTGCTCGAAGGCTTTGGGATTTAGGAATGGAGCCTCTTTTATGTTTGTTGGTAAACCCTGATCGAATAAAGGGAGATGCAAAAGTTCATCTTAATGTGTATACCAAGCGCGGCTTACCAATCTTCTATCTTCAGGAAAATACACTTGAAGAACTTCGAAATGAATTGAATCAGGCAGACATCATCATTGATGCTATTCTTGGAACAGGAGTGAATCGTCCTGTACAAGAACCTTTATCCCAGGTGATTTCAATGGTAAATGAATATGAAAGGAAGAAATTACTCATTTCTGTTGATATTCCTTCAGGTGTTAGCAGCGATAATGGGAAAGTAAATGGTATCGCAGTAAAAGCAACAAAGACAATAACCTTTGTATTTCCGAAAAAAGGATTCTTTTTACATGATGGGCCAAAGTATATTGGGGAGTGGAAGGCTGTTGACATTTCTGTGCCGCCAACGATTGCTATAGAATTAGAATTAGGTTTAGCAATGCCAAAATTGATAACAGAATCACTTGTAAAGGGTTCAGTGCCGTTACGACCTAAGCATGGTCATAAGGGAACTTTCGGCCATGCCCTTGTTGTAGGCGGTTCCCGTTCCTTTGTCGGGGCACCAATTTTTACTGCGAGGGCAGCCTTACACTCTGGTGCGGGATTAGTTACTTTAGCCATTCCAGAAAGTATTTATCCAATGGCAGCAGCTCAGAATCCAGAGTCGTTATTCCTGCCGCTATCAGAAGAGGATGGTCATTTTAGTGAAAAAGCAATAGATGAAATGGCTCCGTTGCTTCATCAATTTGATTGTGTAGCGATTGGACCTGGGATGAGTAGATTTCCTCGTGGTGAGGAGTGGGTCAAATCGTTTGTCACTTCTCTTATCCATCAGCCGATTGTTGTAGATGCGGATGCTTTATATTTACTTCGAAACGATTTGGATTTAGTACGACAATATAAGGGGAATGTGCTTTTCACTCCTCATCCAGGAGAAATGGCCAGATTAATGAATTTAACAGTAAAAGAAGTGGAAGAGGACAGAATTAAAATTGCCAAGACTTTTGCGAAAGATCATAACGTATATTTGCTGTTAAAAGGACATCGAACAATTATCGCAACTCCTGATGGGGATGTATACATAAATCCATATGGTCATGATGCTCTTGGAAAAGGGGGAAGCGGGGATGTACTTACTGGAATGATAGCCTCATTCCTGGCACAGGGAGCTTCTCCGGTACATTCTTTAATTGCTGCAAGCTATATACATGCACGTGCTGGAGAAGAAAAGGCCAAAACTCTATCTAGCTATGGAGTAATGCCACTCGATATAATAGATGGGATAAGGGATCAGCTTAATAATGGTAGCTACAGGCTCTGA
- a CDS encoding alpha/beta-type small acid-soluble spore protein: protein MARNKLLVPGSGNVLDQMKEEIANEFGVQLGADTTARANGSVGGEMTKRLVAYAEQSLRNQQGP from the coding sequence ATGGCTAGAAACAAACTATTGGTTCCTGGTTCAGGCAATGTTCTGGATCAAATGAAAGAAGAAATCGCCAACGAGTTTGGAGTTCAACTTGGTGCTGATACGACCGCACGAGCAAACGGTTCAGTTGGTGGCGAAATGACTAAACGTTTAGTCGCTTATGCTGAACAATCATTACGAAATCAACAAGGTCCATAA
- a CDS encoding aminodeoxychorismate lyase yields the protein MRINLLSSFAAGILISTTICGAVYFADKSDAPKASAKTSENRTTEKITEKEMKNKLEKKGYVIQTKDEYDKVMKDAKASAEKQASPDDNKPAKTVTKVIVNVSDGMTSIDVGRTLVQANLVQDAFAFSKDIEQKGLENKLRPGVYVVDSEMTLDQVISTIFK from the coding sequence ATGAGAATTAACTTACTAAGCAGCTTTGCAGCAGGAATTCTAATTAGTACAACTATTTGCGGCGCTGTGTACTTTGCTGATAAAAGTGATGCCCCAAAAGCATCCGCAAAAACATCCGAAAACCGTACAACAGAAAAAATAACTGAAAAAGAGATGAAAAATAAGCTTGAAAAGAAAGGCTATGTCATACAAACGAAAGATGAATATGACAAGGTAATGAAGGATGCTAAGGCATCTGCAGAAAAACAAGCTTCACCAGATGATAACAAGCCCGCCAAAACTGTTACAAAAGTGATTGTTAATGTTTCAGATGGCATGACAAGTATTGATGTCGGCAGGACACTTGTACAAGCAAATTTGGTGCAGGATGCATTTGCTTTTTCAAAGGATATAGAGCAAAAAGGTCTAGAGAATAAATTACGCCCAGGTGTATATGTTGTGGATAGTGAAATGACACTCGACCAAGTAATTTCAACTATTTTTAAGTAA
- a CDS encoding SDR family NAD(P)-dependent oxidoreductase: MNKIKTGSKWDLNGKYVIITGATSGIGLAAAKAIAAHGANIGIVARNDAKANEIAKQINDLSGREAVVDVFLADMASQQSIRQVAEVILAKFPRVDVLINNAGALFQNHQLTDDGIEMTWAVNHVGPFLLTMLLLNRLKECAPARIITTASHGHKMAKMGINFNDLGAEQLYKPLKKLTGGPTVRYSQSKLANILFTAELGKRLEGTGVTSYCFDPGLVATNFNQNNGMLASATMAVMKMFSRSPEKGAETLVWLAETDEISHQTGQYYADKKVELPSVPARDMKAANRLWNVSKEQTLLTDRFDL; the protein is encoded by the coding sequence ATGAATAAAATAAAAACAGGTTCAAAGTGGGATTTAAATGGAAAATATGTGATTATTACAGGTGCGACTAGCGGGATTGGGCTCGCTGCGGCCAAAGCAATTGCTGCTCATGGGGCAAACATTGGAATCGTCGCTCGGAATGATGCAAAAGCAAATGAAATAGCGAAACAAATCAACGATTTATCAGGCAGGGAAGCAGTGGTTGATGTGTTTTTAGCAGACATGGCTTCCCAGCAATCGATACGCCAAGTTGCCGAGGTAATCTTAGCTAAATTCCCTAGAGTAGATGTCCTTATAAACAATGCTGGTGCGCTGTTTCAAAACCATCAATTGACTGACGACGGAATTGAAATGACTTGGGCAGTCAACCATGTTGGACCATTTCTTCTTACAATGCTATTGCTTAATCGCTTGAAGGAATGTGCTCCAGCCCGTATCATTACTACTGCTTCTCATGGTCATAAGATGGCTAAGATGGGAATCAATTTTAACGACCTGGGGGCTGAACAGCTTTACAAACCTCTAAAGAAGCTAACGGGAGGGCCGACAGTAAGGTACAGTCAGTCTAAACTTGCGAACATTTTGTTTACTGCTGAACTTGGAAAAAGACTTGAAGGGACTGGTGTTACAAGCTATTGCTTTGACCCAGGGTTGGTGGCAACAAATTTCAATCAAAATAACGGGATGTTGGCAAGTGCAACGATGGCAGTAATGAAGATGTTTTCACGCAGCCCTGAAAAGGGAGCAGAAACATTGGTGTGGCTGGCTGAGACAGACGAAATCAGTCATCAAACAGGACAATACTACGCCGACAAAAAAGTGGAACTCCCATCTGTACCTGCTCGAGATATGAAAGCGGCCAACCGGCTCTGGAACGTTAGTAAAGAACAGACTCTGCTCACAGATCGGTTCGACTTGTAG